The following proteins are encoded in a genomic region of Magnolia sinica isolate HGM2019 chromosome 1, MsV1, whole genome shotgun sequence:
- the LOC131221603 gene encoding leucine-rich repeat receptor-like tyrosine-protein kinase PXC3, with translation MAFIFWFSIFLVASAAAQHDDQATMSALQKELAVSRWDANNSNYCSWDGVRCNSNRSIERLELSHRELRGNLSIISQLKALKWIDLSYNNFHGEIPSTLGNLTDLEFLDLSGNQFGNSIPPQLGNIKSLRSLNLSNNMLSGKIPDELRGLESLQNLQISGNQLNSSIPYWLGNLTSLRVFSAYENNLDGRIPENLGSVSELRVLNLHSNQLEGPIPKSLFASGKLEVLVLTLNKLNGSLPESVGKCRGLSSLRIGNNKLEGSIPVAIGNVSSLTYFEADNNLLSGEIVAEFALCSNLSLLNLASNGFTGMVPPELGELMNLQELIVSDNSLVGDIPKSLLRCKNLSKLDLSSNRFNGSIPEGLCNMSRLQFLLLDQNSLRGEIPHEIGNCMRLLELQMGSNYLTGFIPPEIGHIKNLQIALNLSFNHLYGPLPHELGKLDKLVSLDVSNNRLSGSIPSELRGMMSLIDVNFSNNLFTGQVPVFGPFQKNPSSSFSSNKGLCGAPLSSCGNPFGSGHGADHHKVSYKIILAVIGSGLTVFITVTAIVLLFMMRERQEMAAKAAAVAVDEAASPPSIIASNVFVENLKQAIDFDSTVKATLKDSNKLSSGTFSTVYKAVMPSGLTLSVKRLKSMDRTVSHQQNKMIRELERLGKLCHDNLMRPIGFVIYEDVALLLHQYLPNGTLAQLLHDGNQSEFEPDWPRRLSIAIGVAEGLTFLHHVTIIHLDISSINIFLDANFNPLIGEIEISKLLDPSKGTASISAVAGSFGYIPPEYAYTMQVTAPGNVYSYGVVLLEILTTRLPVDEAFGEGVDLVKWVHSASARGETPEQILDAKLSTVSFAWRKQMLAVLKVALLCTDTTPAKRPKMKKVVEMLLEVKDDAP, from the exons ATGGCGTTTATCTTCTGGTTTTCTATTTTTCTGGTGGCCTCCGCGGCTGCTCAGCACGACGATCAGGCAACCATGTCAGCTCTTCAGAAGGAGCTAGCAGTATCCCGATGGGAcgccaacaactccaactactgCTCATGGGATGGCGTCCGCTGCAATTCCAACCGTTCGATCGAAAGGCTTGAGCTCAGTCACCGTGAACTCCGAGGTAATCTATCTATAATCTCCCAACTCAAAGCTCTCAAGTGGATAGACCTCTCTTACAATAACTTCCATGGAGAAATCCCTTCCACACTTGGCAATTTAACCGATCTCGAGTTCCTTGATTTGTCCGGAAACCAGTTCGGGAACTCGATCCCACCTCAGCTAGGTAACATCAAAAGCCTCCGGTCATTAAATCTCTCAAACAACATGCTTTCTGGGAAGATACCTGACGAATTGCGGGGCTTGGAAAGTTTGCAAAATCTTCAGATATCCGGAAATCAATTGAACAGCTCCATCCCTTACTGGCTTGGCAATTTAACGAGCCTGAGAGTTTTCTCGGCTTATGAGAACAACTTAGATGGCCGGATTCCTGAAAACCTAGGCTCAGTTTCGGAACTCCGGGTTTTGAACCTCCACTCGAACCAGCTCGAAGGGCCCATACCCAAAAGCCTCTTTGCTTCCGGGAAACTGGAAGTTCTCGTTCTGACCCTGAACAAATTGAATGGGAGCCTTCCTGAATCGGTTGGCAAATGTAGAGGCCTTTCAAGTCTCCGGATTGGGAACAATAAGCTTGAAGGAAGCATCCCCGTAGCTATTGGCAATGTTAGTAGCCTTACATACTTCGAAGCAGATAACAACCTCCTTTCTGGCGAGATCGTGGCAGAGTTTGCTCTGTGCTCTAATCTCTCACTTTTGAATTTGGCCTCAAATGGGTTTACAGGGATGGTCCCGCCAGAGCTCGGGGAGCTTATGAACCTTCAGGAGTTGATTGTTTCGGACAATAGTCTTGTCGGAGATATCCCAAAATCTCTCCTCAGGTGCAAGAACTTGAGCAAGCTTGATCTGAGTAGTAATAGATTCAATGGCAGCATACCCGAAGGCCTTTGCAACATGTCAAGATTGCAGTTTCTGCTCTTGGATCAGAACTCTTTGAGAGGTGAGATTCCTCACGAGATCGGGAATTGTATGAGATTGCTCGAATTGCAAATGGGCAGTAACTACCTGACTGGTTTTATCCCTCCTGAGATTGGCCATATCAAGAACTTGCAGATAGCTTTGAATCTGAGCTTCAATCACCTTTATGGCCCATTGCCCCATGAGTTGGGGAAGCTTGACAAACTTGTCTCGTTGGATGTCTCTAACAATCGGCTCTCGGGAAGCATTCCTTCGGAACTTCGGGGTATGATGAGCTTGATCGATGTCAATTTTTCGAATAATCTGTTCACAGGACAGGTGCCTGTCTTTGGACCATTCCAGAAGAACCCGAGTTCGAGCTTTTCAAGTAATAAGGGGCTCTGTGGAGCACCATTGAGCTCCTGTGGAAACCCTTTTGGTTCTGGCCATGGGGCCGACCACCACAAGGTCTCGTACAAGATTATATTGGCGGTTATTGGTTCTGGTTTGACGGTTTTCATTACAGTAACGGCTATCGTTCTGCTGTTTATGATGAGGGAGAGGCAAGAGATGGCTGCCAAGGCTGCTGCAGTTGCTGTGGATGAAGCAGCGTCTCCCCCATCAATAATTGCAAGCAACGTCTTTGTTGAGAATTTGAAACAAGCCATCGATTTCGACAGCACCGTCAAAGCAACTCTGAAGGATTCAAATAAGCTCAGCAGCGGGACTTTCAGCACTGTTTACAAGGCAGTTATGCCATCCGGATTGACCCTGTCTGTGAAGAGGCTGAAATCCATGGACAGAACAGTGAGTCATCAGCAGAACAAGATGATAAGGGAACTCGAACGGCTGGGGAAGCTCTGCCATGATAATCTGATGAGACCCATTGGCTTCGTCATCTATGAAGATGTGGCCCTCTTGCTGCACCAGTACTTGCCGAACGGGACACTAGCTCAGCTACTTCATGATGGAAATCAATCTGAGTTCGAACCAGATTGGCCAAGACGGCTTTCCATTGCGATCGGAGTGGCAGAAGGGCTGACCTTCCTTCATCATGTCACAATTATCCATCTCGATATTTCTTCAATCAACATTTTTTTGGATGCcaatttcaaccctttgatcggAGAGATTGAGATATCAAAGCTCTTGGATCCATCTAAAGGCACCGCAAGCATCAGCGCAGTCGCAGGCTCTTTTGGGTATATTCCCCCAG AATATGCTTACACAATGCAAGTGACAGCACCGGGAAATGTTTATAGCTATGGAGTTGTGTTGCTTGAGATCCTCACAACCCGACTGCCGGTCGATGAAGCCTTTGGTGAAGGTGTTGATCTGGTGAAATGGGTTCACAGCGCATCGGCTAGGGGAGAGACCCCTGAGCAGATACTGGACGCGAAGCTGAGCACTGTCTCATTCGCTTGGAGGAAACAGATGCTGGCAGTGCTCAAGGTTGCCTTGCTATGCACCGACACCACACCAGCGAAAAGGCCTAAAATGAAGAAGGTGGTCGAAATGCTCCTAGAAGTGAAGGACGATGCTCCCTAA